One stretch of Zingiber officinale cultivar Zhangliang chromosome 6B, Zo_v1.1, whole genome shotgun sequence DNA includes these proteins:
- the LOC121992436 gene encoding ras-related protein Rab11D-like → MAGGSDKIDYVFKVVLIGDSAVGKSQILARFARDEFSLDSKATIGVEFQTRTLVIQHKSVKAQIWDTAGQERYRAVTSAYYRGAVGALLVYDITKRQSFDHIPRWLEELRSHADRNIVIMLVGNKTDLEDQRTITTEDAREFAQKENLFFLETSALEATNIENAFQTVLTEIFNIVNKKNLTSDPQSNNTAPTLPGKKIIVPGPAQEIPKSKTCCTTS, encoded by the exons ATGGCGGGCGGCAGCGACAAGATCGACTACGTCTTCAAGGTGGTGCTGATCGGAGACTCTGCGGTGGGGAAGTCGCAGATCCTGGCGCGATTCGCTCGCGACGAGTTCAGCCTCGACTCCAAGGCCACCATCGGGGTGGAGTTCCAGACTAGGACTCTCGTCATCCAGCACAAGAGCGTCAAGGCACAGATCTGGGACACCGCTGGCCAAGAAAG GTATAGAGCTGTCACCAGTGCCTACTACCGTGGGGCAGTAGGGGCCTTGCTTGTTTATGACATTACTAAGCGTCAAAGCTTCGACCATATTCCTCGGTGGCTCGAGGAGCTTCGGAGCCATGCCGACAGGAACATAGTCATCATGTTAGTGGGCAACAAGACCGACCTCGAGGACCAGAGAACCATAACCACAGAAGATGCCCGGGAGTTTGCTCAGAAGGAGAATCTCTTCTTTCTCGAAACATCAGCTCTAGAAGCTACAAACATCGAGAATGCCTTTCAGACTGTGCTGACTGAGATATTCAACATCGTCAACAAGAAGAACCTGACTTCTGATCCTCAAAGCAACAACACTGCACCAACATTGCCAGGAAAGAAAATAATCGTCCCTGGCCCTGCACAGGAGATTCCGAAGAGTAAGACCTGTTGTACAACTTCCTAG